The Streptomyces sp. NBC_01268 genome segment CCGCCTCCAGGTCGGCCTCGCCGCCCGGGGCCTCGGCGGGGGCGACGGTGATGCCGGTCCTGGCCCGGCGGCCGCGCTTCTCGATCCAGGTGGCGAGCGCGGAGAGCGCCAGACACAGCGCGATGTAGATGACGCCGAAGACCACGATCACGGAGACGTACGGGTACTGGCCGTTGACCAGCGTGTTGGAGGCGATCAGCTGGGCCGAGTAGAGCAGCTCGGGGTAGAGGATCATGTAGCCGAGCGAGGTGTCCTTGAGGGTCACCACCAGCTGGCTGATGATCGTCGGCAGCATGGCCCGGACCGCCTGCGGAAGCAGGACGCTGGTCATCACCTGGGTCTTGCTCATGCCGAGCGCGTACGCGGCCTCGCGCTGTCCGCGCGGCACCGCGTTGACGCCGGCCCGCAGCACCTCGGCCTGGACGCAGCCGTTGTAGATGGACAGGCCGAGCGCCAGCGCCCACATCGAGTAGTCGGTGAGGAAGGCGACCCACACCGCGTAGATGGTGATCAGCAGCGGGAGCGAGCGGAAGACCTCGATGAAGCCGGTGGCCACCCAGCGGACCGGCTTGTGGTCGGAGAGCCGGGCGACGGCGAGCAGCACGCCGAGGACGAGCGAGCCGACGGCCGCGAGACCGAAGGCCTTCAACGTGGCGAGCAGCGCGTCGGCGATGTTCTGCCGGATGCCCGAGTAGTTGAAGATGTCCCACATCTCGGGGGCGAGGTGCCCCTTGTCGTTCAGCCGGATCACGCTGACGGCGAGCAGCGCGAGGATCACGAGCGTGCCGACGACGGCGTAGATCCGGTTGCGGACGCGGGCCTTGGGGCCGGGGGCGTCGAAGAGAACGCTGGCGCTCATCGGGCGACCTCCATGGTGCGCTCAAGGAGACGGAAGAGACCGCTGATGGCGAAGGTGATGACGAGGTAGGCGACGGCGACCCAGAAGAAGACCGGGGCGATCGCGTAGCCCTGCTCGCTCATCAGCGTCTGCCAGCCGAAGAGCTCCGTGACGCTGAAGGCGCCGGCGATGGCCGAGTTCTTGGTCAGGGCGATGAAGATCGAGCTCATCGGGGGCAGCACCGTCCGGGTGGCCTGCGGGAGCACGATCAGGCGCAGCGTCTGCGAGAAGCCCATGCCCAGCGAGCGGGCGGCCTCCGCCTGGCCCAGCGGCACCGTGGAGATGCCGGAGCGGACGGCCTCGCAGACGAACGAGGAGGTGTAGAGGCCCAGCGCGAGCGAGGCGAGCACGAAGGGGCTCATGCCCGGGAAGAGGATCTCCGGGACCACGAAGAAGAAGACCAGGAAGAGCAGGGTCAGCGGGGTGTTGCGCAGCAGCGTCACCCAGGCGGTGCCGAAGAAGCGCAGCGGGGGGACGGGGGAGACCCGGAAGCCCGCGATGACGACGCCGAGGACCAGGGCGATGACCGAGCTGACGGCGGTGATCGACACGGTTCCTATGAATCCGTCGCGGAACTCCGGGAAATGGTCGAGCAGTACGTTCATGAGGACTCCGCGTCGGCAGTCAGCGGCAGGAGGGCAGCGGGCTTACGGGCAGGGGGCGGGGGCGCCCCGACGCGCACCGGGTGCGGCGCGGACGGGGCGCTCACGCGCGGGCGGATCAGTAGCGCACGACCGCCGGCGGCTCGGTGTAGGCGGAGCCGGAGAGGCCGAGGGTGGCCTCGTAGATCTTCTTGTAGGTGCCGTCCTTCTCGAACTTCTCCAGGACGTCGTTCACCTTGTCGCGGAGGACCTTGTCCTCCTTGCTGATGCCGATGCCGTAGGGCTCCTCGGTGAACGGCTTGCCGACGACCTTGAGCTTGCCCTTGTTGGCGGCGGCGTAGCCCTTGAGGATCGAGTCGTCGGTGGTGACGGCGTCGACCTGCTTGGTGAGCAGCTGCTGGACGCAGTCGGAGTACTTGCCGAGCTCGACGGTCTCCGCGCCGTACTGCGGCTTCTTGATCTCCTGGAGCGGGGTCGAGCCCGTGATCGAGCAGACCTTCTTGCCCTTCACGCTCTCCGGGCCGGTGATCGCGGTCTCGTCCTTGCGGACCAGGAGGTCGGCGCCGGCCTTGTAGTACGGGCCCGCGAAGCCGACCTGCGCCTTGCGCTTGTCGTTGATCGTGTAGGTGCCGACGTAGTAGTCGACCTGGCCCGTGGAGATCGCGGTCTCGCGCAGCTTGGAGTTGACGGTCTTCCACTCGATCTTGTCGGGGGAGAAGCCGAGCTCGGCCGCGATCATCTTCGCGATCTCGATGTCGAAGCCGGAGCGCACCTTGGTGGCCTGGTCCTCGAAGCCGAGGTACGGCTGGTCGGCCTTGGAGCCGATGATCAGCTTGCCGCGCTCCTTGGCCTTCTTGAAGGTCGGGGAGTTCAGGTCCACGCCGCTCGCGACGGCGTACGTGGGCAGCTTGGGGGCGGCGGCGTCGCCGGGCTTGGTGGCGGGCTTGTCGCCGGCCGAGCCCTCCTTGCCGCCACAGGCGGTCGCGGTCAGCGCGAGTACGGCAACGGCCACGGCCGCGGTCTTGCGGAGCTTCATCGTGAACATCCCTCAGGTCGTGGGTAGTTGATCGTCAGTGTGCAGCACATCGCCCGGGGCGACTAAGGAGTTGCGGCCGTGCGCCGTCAGTGGTGAAGGATCTTCGAGAGGAAGTCCTTGGCCCGGTCGCTGCGCGGGTTGCTGAAGAACGCCTCGGGGGTGGCCTGTTCGACGATCTTCCCGTCGGCCATGAAGACCACGCGGTTGGCGGCAGAGCGCGCGAAGCCCATCTCGTGGGTGACGACCACCATCGTCATGCCCTCCTGGGCCAGCTGCTGCATGACCTCCAGGACCTCGTTGATCATCTCCGGGTCGAGCGCCGAGGTCGGCTCGTCGAACAGGATGACCTTCGGGTCCATCGCCAGGGCGCGGGCGATCGCCACGCGCTGCTGCTGGCCGCCCGAGAGCTGCGCCGGGTACTTGTCGGCCTGGGCGCCCACGCCGACGCGGTCGAGGAGGGCGCGCGCCTTGGTCTCCGCGGCCTTCTTGTCCGTCTTGCGGACCTTGATCTGCCCCAGCATCACGTTCTCGAGCACCGTCTTGTGCGCGAAGAGGTTGAACGACTGGAAGACCATGCCGACGTCGGCCCGCAGCCGCGCCAGCTCCCTGCCCTCCTGGGGCAGCGGCTTCCCGTCGATGGTGATGCTGCCGGAGTCGATCGTCTCCAGGCGGTTGATGGTGCGGCACAGCGTGGACTTGCCGGACCCGGAAGGCCCGATGACCACCACGACCTCGCCGCGGGCGATGGTCAGGTCGATGTCCTGCAGCACGTGCAGCGCGCCGAAGTGCTTGTTGACGTCGGACAGCACGACCAGGTCGTCCGCGGCCGGTACGGCGTCCTGGGAACCCTTGGTCACTGACACTCCGCTCATCGGCTTCTCGCTCCGTCCTGCTCGGTTGGGGAGGACACTAGAGACCGGGTGTGAGGACCGTCATCACATCTGAGCGAAGTTTGAGGATAACGATCCGGTCGCAAGCGGACACTCTGCGTGAAGGGGGCGTCCGGTGCCGTACCGGGTGCATAACGGAAACGCCCCCTTAACGGGGGGAAACTTGACTGCGGCCGTGGCCATCGGCGTTCATGCCCTGGTACACAGATAGTCATCACGCGGCGCCGGGGGACCCGGAACGAGCTCACGAGGAGCATCGCGCAGCGACCGGAACCGATCGAAGAGATCACGGAGGAGGGCCATGAGACTGCTGCTCGTCGAGGACGACGACCACGTCGCCGCCGCGCTCTCCGCGATCCTCGCCCGGCACGGCTTCCAGGTCACCCACGCCCGCAACGGCGAGGAGGCGCTGCAGGCCGTCCTGCCCGCCGCCCACGGCGAGCGCCCCTCGTACGGGGTGATCCTGCTCGACCTCGGCCTGCCCGACCAGGACGGCTACCAGGTCTGCGGACGGATCCGGAAGCTCACCGCCACCCCCGTGATCATGGTGACCGCGCGCGCCGACGTGCGGTCCCGGATACACGGCCTCAACCTCGGCGCCGACGACTACGTGGTCAAGCCCTACGACACCGGTGAGCTGCTCGCCCGCATCCACGCGGTCAGCCGGCGCACCACCGGTGGCGAGGACGGCGCCGGAGCGGCCGAGGACAGCACCCTGCGCCTCGGACAGGTCACCATCGAGC includes the following:
- a CDS encoding amino acid ABC transporter permease — encoded protein: MSASVLFDAPGPKARVRNRIYAVVGTLVILALLAVSVIRLNDKGHLAPEMWDIFNYSGIRQNIADALLATLKAFGLAAVGSLVLGVLLAVARLSDHKPVRWVATGFIEVFRSLPLLITIYAVWVAFLTDYSMWALALGLSIYNGCVQAEVLRAGVNAVPRGQREAAYALGMSKTQVMTSVLLPQAVRAMLPTIISQLVVTLKDTSLGYMILYPELLYSAQLIASNTLVNGQYPYVSVIVVFGVIYIALCLALSALATWIEKRGRRARTGITVAPAEAPGGEADLEAEMTAGDTTGPADGPGGTKN
- a CDS encoding amino acid ABC transporter permease, encoding MNVLLDHFPEFRDGFIGTVSITAVSSVIALVLGVVIAGFRVSPVPPLRFFGTAWVTLLRNTPLTLLFLVFFFVVPEILFPGMSPFVLASLALGLYTSSFVCEAVRSGISTVPLGQAEAARSLGMGFSQTLRLIVLPQATRTVLPPMSSIFIALTKNSAIAGAFSVTELFGWQTLMSEQGYAIAPVFFWVAVAYLVITFAISGLFRLLERTMEVAR
- a CDS encoding glutamate ABC transporter substrate-binding protein, which codes for MKLRKTAAVAVAVLALTATACGGKEGSAGDKPATKPGDAAAPKLPTYAVASGVDLNSPTFKKAKERGKLIIGSKADQPYLGFEDQATKVRSGFDIEIAKMIAAELGFSPDKIEWKTVNSKLRETAISTGQVDYYVGTYTINDKRKAQVGFAGPYYKAGADLLVRKDETAITGPESVKGKKVCSITGSTPLQEIKKPQYGAETVELGKYSDCVQQLLTKQVDAVTTDDSILKGYAAANKGKLKVVGKPFTEEPYGIGISKEDKVLRDKVNDVLEKFEKDGTYKKIYEATLGLSGSAYTEPPAVVRY
- a CDS encoding amino acid ABC transporter ATP-binding protein; protein product: MSGVSVTKGSQDAVPAADDLVVLSDVNKHFGALHVLQDIDLTIARGEVVVVIGPSGSGKSTLCRTINRLETIDSGSITIDGKPLPQEGRELARLRADVGMVFQSFNLFAHKTVLENVMLGQIKVRKTDKKAAETKARALLDRVGVGAQADKYPAQLSGGQQQRVAIARALAMDPKVILFDEPTSALDPEMINEVLEVMQQLAQEGMTMVVVTHEMGFARSAANRVVFMADGKIVEQATPEAFFSNPRSDRAKDFLSKILHH
- a CDS encoding response regulator transcription factor, whose product is MRLLLVEDDDHVAAALSAILARHGFQVTHARNGEEALQAVLPAAHGERPSYGVILLDLGLPDQDGYQVCGRIRKLTATPVIMVTARADVRSRIHGLNLGADDYVVKPYDTGELLARIHAVSRRTTGGEDGAGAAEDSTLRLGQVTIELPTRRVSVDGDAVALTRKEFDLLALLAQRPGVVFRREQIISEVWRTSWEGTGRTLEVHVASLRSKLRMPALIETVRGVGYRLVAPAA